The Setaria italica strain Yugu1 chromosome IX, Setaria_italica_v2.0, whole genome shotgun sequence genome has a window encoding:
- the LOC101773113 gene encoding putative disease resistance protein At3g14460: MAPPQPAGTMLPLPSTVGWSASGFVAAVLARLIRKGLELLSELDEAAAGHLRRLEGLLPSVWRVLDAADAGAVDLGGRALQELLDAAYAADDALDDVEPAAPGVARDGAGAEKARLAAAATAVARKPRSPLRFLLCFSPPRNAVAAAGGHGKSSKSKISGVDLHGLRQALETMAQAAYRCASMYEHAAPQRNYATVVSGQTEETEQDDIFGREAEVEQILQDVRFGEDPHYRLGIGVLPVAGHAGIGKTALVRFIFHHEVARAEFAVRMWVHVSGAFRLRRQLMDQMVHAVAGHDRDDGDARELLHKELTGKRFLLVLDGITDVVEDQRGDLMEVLKPAARRSLIIVTTRSETVATAIGTMPVLTLGPLGSDDYWKMFKHFAFGSTEDTEECTLLGDDWDDVEEDEEELSPMEQIASELAKKMAGLPLPAQAIGRALYFRRDDEDHWRNVLEDKLWESQDVCGISPALWLSYRHLDPRLKQCFAYCAVFSDDYVFRKEELVNMWVSQGLIYSDREAMRLEDIGGELFDELVHRCFFQPIGSNRYVIHSWMQELARAVATSRFFTITESSGDVPREVRHLTIRTSNLSKLKKDLELQVSPSPDHHFLYRVRTILFHADLSESDDFLDVLAHIFSMTKSMRVLGLSGANITYLPPEIGQLQHLRYLNLSGNKIIDIPETVCQLYNLQVLDVRSNSPSLQPPNGITSLIHLKHLYASEVFLSSTGDMKGLSNLQQLDVFCVGGSMHIDTLRQMTQLRGKLHIRDLRQVDVSEVSKGMLKGMQYLSALQLSWSSCDGQTKEISKDEELLECLQPHDNLRSLEIMGYRGVKYPSWMTKPSGSLSNVTSMYLIDCMNCKTLPPLHVLPSLEVLEIRRMPSITKVSAIPQRSDQESFLKLKRLIFEGALHCTEWLTETSKSRSMAFPCLCELEIRSCPKLTTFPDLPLSLTIMIIENVGLEMLPRIIDKQPSAEEALEATSKHGRWTSGLTTLRVHQCHRLRSLATSLLQQQHLLKSLEFLSIKNCDNVICDIPDGFKDLTALRDISLYDCPKMLVDKFHTSVRTMEISECFVVQGGWVDEDPILFSVWNLRITGCSHVRSDEVSKIEQLDWLSSLLNVYNLHLENTLILRLSMFDQLPSLEILEIDGCDTFFADSSDFTWLERLQVLSIRNCREMSRLPENLCTLPVLEELCVENCPAIEALPENGLPPSLKRLSICNCGSRLIERCRDDELDRPKIAIIGVVYIDGQCIGPK, encoded by the coding sequence atggcgccgccgcagcccgccgGGACGATGCTACCGCTGCCGTCCACGGTGGGATGGTCGGCGTCCGgcttcgtcgccgccgtgctcgcCCGCCTCATCCGCAAGGGCCTCGAGCTGCTGTCCGAGCtcgacgaggccgccgcgggacacCTGCGCCGCCTCGAGGGCCTCCTCCCGTCCGTGTGGCGCGTGCtggacgccgccgacgccggcgccgtcgaCCTCGGCGGGCGAGCCCTGCaggagctgctcgacgccgCCTACGCCGCGGACGACGCCCTCGACGACGTCGAGCCCGCCGCCCCGGGCGTGGCGAGGGACGGCGCGGGCGCCGAGAAGgcgcgcctggccgccgccgccaccgccgtggcGCGGAAGCCGCGCAGCCCGCTCAGGTTCTTGCTCTGCTTCAGCCCGCCGAGAAATGCCGTTGCCGCAGCCGGCGGCCATGGCAAAAGCTCCAAGTCCAAGATCAGCGGCGTCGATCTGCACGGACTACGACAAGCGCTCGAGACCATGGCGCAAGCGGCGTACAGGTGCGCGTCCATGTACGAGCACGCCGCGCCGCAGAGGAACTACGCCACCGTCGTGTCGGGGCAGACGGAGGAAACCGAACAGGATGACATCTTCGGGAGAGAAGCCGAGGTGGAGCAGATCTTGCAGGATGTGAGGTTCGGCGAGGATCCGCACTACCGCCTAGGCATCGGCGTCCTTCCTGTCGCCGGTCACGCCGGCATCGGCAAGACGGCGCTCGTGCGGTTCATCTTCCACCACGAGGTCGCCAGGGCCGAGTTCGCCGTGCGGATGTGGGTGCACGTCTCTGGCGCGTTCCGGCTAAGGAGGCAGCTCATGGATCAGATGGTCCACGCGGTTGCCGGCCATGATCGTGACGACGGTGACGCCAGGGAGCTTCTGCACAAGGAGCTGACAGGCAAGAGGTTCCTGCTTGTGCTTGATGGCATCACCGACGTCGTCGAAGACCAGCGGGGGGATCTAATGGAGGTGCTGAAACCGGCGGCTAGGAGGAGCTTGATCATCGTGACAACTCGGTCTGAGACTGTTGCGACAGCAATCGGCACCATGCCGGTGTTAACCCTGGGCCCTCTAGGATCCGATGATTACTGGAAGATGTTCAAGCATTTCGCATTTGGCAGCACAGAGGATACCGAAGAATGCACTCTGTTGGGGGACGACTGGGATGAcgtcgaggaggatgaggaggagttGTCACCAATGGAGCAAATTGCTTCAGAATTAGCGAAGAAGATGGCTGGCCTGCCGTTACCAGCACAGGCGATCGGGCGGGCGCTGTACTTCCGGAGGGACGATGAGGATCACTGGAGAAACGTGCTGGAAGAcaagctgtgggagagccaagATGTCTGCGGGATCTCACCGGCATTGTGGCTGAGCTATCGCCATCTCGATCCCCGCCTCAAGCAGTGTTTTGCATATTGTGCAGTCTTCTCAGATGACTATGTGTTCAGAAAGGAAGAATTGGTGAACATGTGGGTGTCACAGGGACTGATATACTCTGATCGTGAGGCCATGAGGCTGGAGGACATCGGCGGTGAGCTCTTTGATGAACTGGTTCATAGGTGCTTCTTTCAGCCTATTGGAAGTAACAGGTATGTCATCCACAGTTGGATGCAAGAGCTTGCACGAGCAGTTGCAACAAGCCGATTCTTCACTATCACTGAAAGCTCAGGAGATGTCCCACGGGAAGTTCGTCACCTGACGATCAGGACAAGTAACCTGTCCAAGCTGAAGAAGGATTTGGAGTTGCAGGTTTCGCCTTCCCCTGATCATCATTTCCTGTACCGAGTTCGCACAATTCTGTTCCACGCAGATCTCAGTGAATCGGATGATTTTCTGGATGTTTTGGCTCACATCTTCTCCATGACCAAGAGCATGAGAGTCCTTGGCCTGTCAGGCGCAAACATAACATATTTGCCTCCAGAGATCGGCCAACTCCAACACCTCCGTTATCTCAACTTGTCAGGAAACAAAATAATTGACATTCCAGAGACAGTATGCCAGCTTTACAACCTCCAAGTGTTGGATGTCCGCAGCAATTCTCCTTCTTTGCAACCTCCCAATGGCATTACAAGTTTGATTCACCTGAAGCATTTGTATGCAAGTGAGGTGTTCCTTTCAAGCACAGGTGACATGAAGGGTCTCTCGAATTTGCAACAATTGGATGTATTCTGTGTTGGTGGTAGCATGCACATCGACACCTTGCGACAAATGACTCAACTGCGAGGAAAACTTCACATCAGGGATCTCCGTCAGGTTGATGTTAGTGAGGTCAGCAAGGGCATGCTGAAGGGAATGCAGTACCTGAGTGCACTGCAGTTGTCATGGAGTAGCTGTGATGGCCAAACCAAAGAGATCTCAAAGGATGAAGAGTTGCTTGAGTGCTTGCAACCACATGACAACCTAAGGAGTCTGGAAATTATGGGGTATCGAGGCGTCAAATACCCATCTTGGATGACGAAGCCCTCTGGTTCCTTGTCGAATGTGACATCGATGTACTTAATTGACTGCATGAACTGTAAGACCCTGCCTCCTCTGCATGTACTGCCAAGCCTTGAGGTCCTGGAGATCAGAAGGATGCCTTCTATCACCAAAGTGAGTGCTATCCCTCAACGATCAGACCAAGAATCGTTTCTGAAGCTCAAGAGACTCATCTTTGAAGGCGCGCTGCATTGCACAGAATGGTTGACAGAAACCTCAAAATCAAGAAGTATGGCATTTCCATGTCTTTGTGAGCTCGAGATAAGGAGCTGCCCAAAGCTGACAACCTTTCCTGACCTTCCCCTTTCACTCACTATCATGATCATCGAGAATGTTGGTCTCGAGATGCTGCCAAGGATTATTGACAAGCAACCATcagcagaagaagccttggaGGCAACATCAAAACATGGTAGATGGACATCAGGGCTCACCACATTACGAGTTCATCAGTGTCACAGGCTGAGGTCGCTAGCAACTAGCCTGCTTCAGCAGCAGCACCTCCTGAAGTCCCTTGAGTTTCTTTCAATCAAGAACTGTGACAATGTCATCTGTGACATCCCTGATGGGTTCAAAGATCTTACTGCGTTGAGGGATATCTCCCTGTATGACTGCCCCAAGATGCTCGTCGACAAGTTCCACACATCGGTGCGAACAATGGAGATCAGTGAATGCTTCGTTGTGCAGGGTGGATGGGTGGACGAGGATCCGATCCTCTTCTCGGTTTGGAACCTGAGAATAACAGGGTGCTCTCATGTAAGAAGTGATGAGGTCAGCAAAATAGAGCAGTTGGATTGGTTGAGCTCCCTGCTCAATGTGTACAACCTTCACCTGGAGAACACACTGATCCTAAGATTAAGCATGTTTGATCAGCTTCCTTCTCTTGAGATCCTAGAGATTGATGGATGTGACACATTCTTTGCTGATTCATCTGACTTTACATGGCTTGAGAGGCTGCAGGTCCTCAGCATTAGGAACTGTAGGGAAATGTCGAGGCTACCAGAGAACTTGTGCACGCTTCCTGTGTTGGAAGAACTGTGCGTGGAGAACTGTCCGGCTATTGAAGCAT
- the LOC101765796 gene encoding protein DETOXIFICATION 40, which yields MAGGGGDEHGGGSGGRLESILTDASSPWTRRAWAAGGIELRLLARLAAPAVVMYMINYLMSMSTQIFSGHLGNLELAAASLGNTGIQMFAYGLMLGMGSAVETLCGQAYGAQKYEMLGIYLQRSAVLLCGTGIPLAVIYAFSEPILVLLGQSPEIARAASIFVYGLIPQIFAYAINFPIQKFMQAQSIVLPSAYISTGTLLLHVLLSWVVVYKAGLGLLGASLALSMSWWVIVAAQFAYIVMSPKCRHTWTGFSFQAFSGLWDFLKLSAASALMLCLETWYFQVLVLIAGLLPNPELALDALSVCMTISGWVFMISVGFNAAASVRVSNELGAGNPKSAYFSVWVVTAVSTLITIILSIVILCLRNYVSYLFTEGEVVSNAVADLCPLLAITIILNGIQPVLSGVAVGCGWQQFVAYVNIGCYYVVGVPLGALLGFVFKLGVKGIWGGMIGGTVMQTAILLWVTLRTDWSKEVEEAQKRLNKWEDKKTEPLLAGVSNGN from the exons atggccggcggaggcggggacgagCACGGCGGTGGGTCGGGGGGCCGGCTGGAGAGCATCCTGACGGACGCGTCGTCGCCGTGGACGCGTcgcgcgtgggcggcgggcggcatcgagctgcggctgctggcgcggctcgcggcgccggcggtggtcaTGTACATGATCAACTACCTCATGTCCATGTCCACGCAGATCTTCTCCGGCCACCTCGGCAAcctcgagctcgccgccgcctcgctggGGAACACGGGCATCCAGATGTTCGCCTACGGCCTCATG CTGGGCATGGGCAGTGCGGTGGAAACACTCTGCGGCCAGGCCTACGGCGCCCAGAAGTACGAGATGCTGGGCATCTACCTGCAACGCTCCGCCGTGCTCCTGTGCGGCACGGGAATCCCCCTAGCCGTCATCTACGCCTTCTCCGAGCCGATCCTGGTGCTCCTGGGACAGTCACCGGAGATCGCCCGCGCCGCGTCCATCTTCGTCTACGGCCTGATCCCGCAGATCTTCGCCTACGCCATCAACTTCCCCATCCAGAAGTTCATGCAGGCGCAGAGCATCGTGCTCCCGAGCGCCTACATCTCCACCGGCACGCTCCTGCTGCACGTGCTGCTGAGCTGGGTCGTCGTCTACAAGGCCGGCCTGGGGCTGCTGGGAGCCTCCCTGGCGCTCAGCATGAGCTGGTGGGTCATCGTCGCCGCGCAGTTCGCGTACATCGTGATGAGCCCCAAGTGCCGGCACACCTGGACTGGGTTCAGCTTCCAGGCGTTCTCGGGCCTGTGGGACTTCCTCAAGCTCTCGGCCGCGTCTGCATTGATGCTCTGCCTCGAGACCTGGTACTTCCAGGTCTTGGTGCTCATTGCTGGGTTGCTCCCGAACCCTGAGCTCGCCTTGGATGCGCTCTCCGTATG CATGACTATTTCAGGGTGGGTGTTTATGATTTCAGTAGGATTCAACGCCGCTGCGAG TGTCAGAGTGAGCAATGAGCTTGGTGCCGGCAACCCAAAATCTGCATATTTTTCAGTGTGGGTCGTGACTGCGGTCTCTACACTAATCACCATCATCCTTAGCATTGTGATCCTCTGCCTGCGCAACTACGTCAGCTACTTGTTCACGGAGGGTGAGGTGGTCTCAAACGCCGTGGCAGACCTCTGCCCGCTGCTTGCCATCACGATCATCCTCAATGGAATCCAGCCTGTTCTGTCAG GTGTCGCTGTTGGGTGTGGATGGCAACAATTCGTAGCCTACGTGAACATCGGCTGTTACTACGTAGTTGGTGTTCCCCTTGGCGCCCTTCTCGGGTTTGTCTTCAAGCTTGGTGTAAAG GGTATTTGGGGTGGTATGATTGGAGGAACTGTCATGCAGACGGCCATTTTGTTGTGGGTCACCTTGAGAACTGATTGGAGCAAAGAG GTAGAAGAAGCACAGAAGAGGTTGAACAAATGGGAGGATAAGAAGACGGAGCCCCTTCTTGCGGGGGTCAGCAATGGCAATTAA
- the LOC101766212 gene encoding protein DETOXIFICATION 40, translating into MTCAKTLAVVWLATDATRGRWYTINKLYAQSLTKSLSGGQTSERNTMGNAAEAAGDSKPLQSPLLAACSAPPPATTSGGGGGHEVSGQLESILSDGSLPWPRRVLAASAVELRLLARLAAPAVVVYMINYLMSMSTQIFSGHLGTLELAAASLGNNGIQMFAYGLMLGMGSAVETLCGQAYGALKHDMLGIYLQRATILLMATGVPLAVIYAFSRPILILLGESPEIAGAAAVFVYGLIPQIFAYAAIFPIQKFLQAQSIVVPSAYISAATLVVHVVLSYLVIFQLGLGLLGASLMLSISNWVIAVGQFVYIVTSRRCRLTWTGFSWQAFSGLPEFFKLCFASAVMLCLETWYYQILVLIAGLLKDPDLALASLSVCMTISGWVLMISVGFNAAASVRVSNELGAGNPKSAAFSVLVVTVLSFILSVIISIVILICRDYISYIFTEGEDVSRAVSQLTPLLAFTLILNGIQPVLSGVAVGCGWQAFVAYVNVGCYYIVGIPLGCLLGFYFDLGAAGIWCGMIGGTLMQTLILVWVTFRTNWNKEVEEALKRLNKWEDKSPIL; encoded by the exons ATGACCTGTGCTAAAACTTTAgcagtagtttggctagctacCGATGCTACCCGCGGCCGCTGGTACACTATAAACAAGCTGTACGCTCAGTCTCTCACCAAATCTTTGTCCGGTGGTCAGACGAGTGAGAGAAATACCATGGGTAACGCCGCCGAGGCTGCGGGCGACAGCAAGCCGCTGCAGAGCCCGCTGCTGGCCGCctgctctgcgccgccgccggcgaccacatcaggcggcggcggcggccacgaggTGAGCGGGCAGCTGGAGAGCATCCTGAGCGATGGGTCCCTGCCGTGGCCGCGGCGGGtgctggcggcgtcggcggtggagctgcggctgctggcgcggctggcggcgccggcggtggtggtgtaCATGATCAACTACCTCATGTCCATGTCGACGCAGATCTTCTCCGGCCACCTCGGCACgctcgagctcgccgccgcgtcgctggGGAACAACGGCATCCAGATGTTCGCCTACGGGCTCATG CTTGGCATGGGTAGCGCAGTGGAGACGCTGTGTGGCCAGGCGTACGGCGCGCTCAAGCACGACATGCTGGGCATCTACCTGCAGCGCGCCACCATCCTGCTCATGGCCACCGGGGTCCCGCTCGCCGTCATCTACGCCTTCTCCCGCCcgatcctcatcctcctcggcgAGTCACCGGagatcgccggcgccgccgccgtcttcgtcTACGGCCTCATCCCTCAGATCTTCGCGTACGCCGCCATCTTCCCCATCCAGAAGTTCCTGCAGGCGCAGAGCATCGTGGTGCCCAGCGCCTACATCTCCGCCGCGACGCTCGTGGTCCACGTCGTCCTCAGCTACCTCGTCATCTTCCAGCTCGGGCTGGGGCTCCTCGGGGCCTCGCTCATGCTCAGCATCAGCAACTGGGTCATCGCCGTCGGGCAGTTCGTTTACATCGTCACTAGCCGGCGCTGCCGGCTGACGTGGACCGGCTTCTCCTGGCAGGCATTCTCCGGCCTGCCGGAGTTCTTCAAGCTCTGCTTTGCCTCTGCCGTCATGCTCTGCCTCGAGACGTGGTACTACCAGATCCTCGTGCTCATCGCCGGCCTGCTCAAGGATCCCGACCTTGCATTGGCCTCATTATCTGTCTG CATGACAATTTCAGGGTGGGTGCTCATGATCTCAGTTGGATTCAATGCAGCAGCAAG TGTAAGAGTGAGCAACGAGCTTGGCGCCGGCAACCCCAAGTCGGCGGCGTTCTCCGTCTTGGTGGTGACGGTGCTATCGTTCATCCTGTCGGTGATCATCTCGATCGTCATCCTAATCTGCCGGGATTACATCAGCTACATCTTCACCGAGGGCGAGGACGTGTCACGGGCAGTGTCCCAACTGACGCCACTGCTGGCTTTCACTCTCATCCTTAACGGCATCCAGCCCGTCCTGTCGG GGGTAGCTGTTGGGTGTGGATGGCAAGCCTTCGTCGCCTATGTCAATGTCGGCTGCTACTACATCGTGGGCATCCCCCTTGGATGCCTCCTCGGGTTCTACTTTGACCTTGGAGCGGCG GGTATTTGGTGTGGTATGATTGGGGGAACCCTGATGCAGACACTGATCCTGGTATGGGTTACATTCAGGACCAACTGGAACAAAGAG GTGGAAGAAGCCTTGAAAAGATTGAATAAGTGGGAAGATAAGTCCCCTATATTGTGA